From Saccharothrix espanaensis DSM 44229, the proteins below share one genomic window:
- a CDS encoding universal stress protein: MILVGVDGSPASRKALKWALEHAKRSGETVEATMAYAAQEGLVPANTMGLNPYGETPHRRHPARDLHSIVEDVRATVPDAPSVAEVTVTGDAGTALSEASRQADLLVVGTRGHGRLAEVFLGSVAADCLRHTACPVVVVPPDA; the protein is encoded by the coding sequence ATGATCCTGGTGGGAGTGGACGGATCGCCCGCGAGCCGCAAGGCGCTGAAGTGGGCGCTGGAACACGCGAAACGCTCCGGCGAGACCGTCGAGGCGACCATGGCGTACGCGGCCCAGGAGGGGTTGGTGCCCGCGAACACGATGGGCCTGAACCCGTATGGGGAAACACCCCACCGCCGGCACCCGGCGCGAGACCTTCACTCGATCGTGGAGGACGTGCGGGCGACCGTGCCCGACGCGCCGAGCGTCGCCGAGGTCACCGTCACCGGCGACGCCGGCACCGCCCTCTCGGAGGCGTCCCGGCAGGCCGACCTGCTGGTCGTCGGCACGCGCGGCCACGGCCGGCTGGCCGAGGTGTTCCTGGGCAGCGTGGCCGCGGACTGCCTGCGCCACACGGCGTGCCCGGTCGTGGTCGTGCCGCCGGACGCCTGA
- a CDS encoding DUF6069 family protein: MAQRPDARGVHHVDPTKQFELESPAQDEEETPARAYSPGLLWAGGAATAFVAGLVAVVGILTARGLLDIAVLAPQGHGAWGGADAVAYTLAAAGSAFAATGLLQLMLTTTPDAVHFFTWIILLLTAITAVLPLGLEADTGSRVATATLNTLIGIAIAVSLGDVARRSRR, encoded by the coding sequence ATGGCACAACGCCCAGATGCCCGCGGTGTCCACCACGTCGACCCCACGAAGCAGTTCGAGCTGGAGTCACCAGCGCAGGACGAGGAGGAGACGCCGGCGCGCGCCTACTCCCCCGGTCTGCTGTGGGCGGGCGGTGCCGCCACGGCGTTCGTAGCCGGGTTGGTGGCCGTCGTCGGCATCCTGACCGCACGAGGGCTGCTCGACATCGCGGTGCTCGCCCCGCAAGGCCACGGCGCATGGGGCGGCGCGGACGCCGTCGCCTACACGCTGGCCGCCGCGGGCAGCGCGTTCGCGGCCACCGGCCTGCTCCAACTGATGCTGACCACCACACCGGACGCGGTCCACTTCTTCACCTGGATCATCCTGCTGCTGACCGCCATCACCGCGGTCCTGCCGCTCGGCCTGGAAGCCGACACCGGCAGCCGCGTGGCCACCGCGACGCTCAACACCCTGATCGGCATCGCGATCGCGGTGTCCCTGGGCGACGTCGCCCGCCGCTCCCGCAGGTGA
- a CDS encoding universal stress protein, with protein MSETIVVGVDGSAAGQDALRWAVDEGLRRGCAVEAVLAWHVDYGIVIGPMSATVAASLDRERVREAHQAVLDEAVAGAEGDVRPVLAEGDPRDVLAKASEHASLLVVGSRGAGPVREALLGSVSSFCVHHAACPVVVVRLPKPARDEARPVITPGPLL; from the coding sequence ATGAGCGAGACGATCGTGGTGGGGGTCGACGGGTCGGCCGCCGGTCAGGACGCGTTGCGGTGGGCGGTGGACGAGGGGTTGCGACGCGGTTGCGCGGTCGAGGCGGTGCTGGCGTGGCACGTCGACTACGGGATCGTGATCGGTCCGATGTCGGCGACCGTGGCGGCGAGCCTCGACCGGGAGCGGGTGCGCGAGGCGCACCAGGCGGTGCTGGACGAGGCCGTGGCCGGTGCGGAAGGTGACGTGCGGCCGGTGCTGGCCGAGGGCGACCCGCGGGACGTGCTGGCCAAGGCGTCCGAACACGCCTCGCTGCTGGTGGTCGGCAGCCGGGGTGCCGGGCCGGTCCGGGAAGCGCTGCTGGGCTCGGTGAGCTCGTTCTGCGTGCACCACGCGGCGTGCCCCGTCGTGGTGGTGCGCCTGCCCAAGCCGGCCCGTGACGAGGCCCGTCCGGTGATCACGCCCGGACCGCTGCTGTGA
- a CDS encoding DUF6544 family protein has product MPHNDFATTVAHVTPDDLAHLPEPARRHLTFAGVVGRTPDRSVEARLRGWFRMRPDQRWTACDCHQYNTAPEVTRRFRMRTSLAHLFPLRATDTYLEGHGRLHATALGLFTVADEHGPELDAGELVTYLADAVLLAPSMLLPLPVGWTAVDEHTYQLALTDHGHTVTGRVTVDHRGAPRDFTTDDRWAVLPEGLVRTRWSTPLDGWLLVSGRMRPRRGTAVWHLPDGPFAYAQLDFTRSTITYNATAPAPASLS; this is encoded by the coding sequence ATGCCGCACAACGACTTCGCCACCACGGTCGCCCACGTCACCCCGGACGACCTCGCCCACCTGCCCGAACCGGCCCGACGCCACCTCACCTTCGCCGGAGTGGTCGGCCGCACGCCGGACCGGTCCGTCGAGGCCAGGCTGCGCGGCTGGTTCCGGATGCGCCCGGACCAGCGCTGGACCGCGTGCGACTGCCACCAGTACAACACCGCCCCGGAGGTCACCCGGCGGTTCCGGATGCGGACGTCGCTCGCCCACCTGTTCCCGCTGCGGGCCACCGACACCTACCTCGAAGGCCACGGCCGGCTACACGCCACCGCCCTCGGCCTGTTCACCGTCGCCGACGAACACGGCCCCGAACTCGACGCCGGCGAACTCGTCACCTACCTGGCCGACGCCGTCCTGCTCGCCCCGTCGATGCTGCTGCCCCTGCCCGTCGGGTGGACGGCCGTGGACGAGCACACCTACCAACTCGCCCTCACCGACCACGGCCACACCGTGACCGGCCGCGTCACCGTCGACCACCGGGGCGCGCCCCGTGACTTCACCACCGACGACCGCTGGGCCGTCCTGCCCGAGGGCCTGGTCCGCACCCGCTGGTCGACCCCCCTCGACGGCTGGCTCCTGGTCTCGGGCCGGATGCGCCCCCGTCGCGGCACCGCCGTCTGGCACCTGCCCGACGGCCCCTTCGCCTACGCCCAACTCGACTTCACCCGCAGCACCATCACCTACAACGCAACCGCCCCTGCCCCGGCATCGCTGAGCTGA
- a CDS encoding ATP-dependent nuclease: MHLGKYSVRGFRSLAGVTDIPISSPTILAGPNDGGKTAALSALGFLLGAHTLTEDDRSYLAAESGGRCALTEVIGEFHLDPWEQDRFRLPAEVRIRRCAEADLVPRYEIWGPVPADEDLRDLSGKLVPDLKELATRFGIRVPKPVKATLLDALTEYGREHSGGDGWSGMPPALADRLPRLAEFEGHSLDPEAAIRSVLAVRFKTYVAEENVQRRVHDLETDASDWLGIQAKPLADHIVERCGDIATVTVQTDVSFTPVLRSTNLRLERASGEQVRLDHSGRGSARRISMAVWEGTSELLAAEPSGDEVDPEVGPPVQVIVAYDEPDTHLDYHFQREVMRIIRRQGKAEHVSVVVATHSMNLIDGVDIRDVVLLKLDDHRRTVMQRLGSAEHAAFDRHLGAIAAAVGLRNSVLLHERCFLAVEGETEQLVFPLLFALSEGMSLQAAGIALWGCNGNDGALNLAKYLHEHGRSVMLVIDADSEAKNKIFRQGNLTRHFGQDREKVSRMLGKRSGVDELEELFDDETWARTANEAWPRDGGWTPEHFAAHRGQKKFSGGVEYMLQQHNEQQPRKPAMLWEVAVRLERPEDVPGELRDIFSDLRALAG; encoded by the coding sequence GTGCACCTTGGAAAGTACTCCGTGCGCGGGTTCCGCTCCCTCGCCGGCGTCACGGACATCCCGATCAGCAGCCCGACGATCCTCGCCGGTCCCAACGACGGCGGCAAGACCGCTGCCCTCAGCGCACTGGGCTTCCTCCTCGGTGCCCACACCCTCACCGAGGACGACAGGTCCTACCTCGCCGCCGAATCCGGCGGCCGGTGCGCGCTCACCGAGGTCATCGGCGAGTTCCACCTGGACCCCTGGGAACAGGACAGATTCAGACTTCCCGCAGAAGTGCGGATCCGACGCTGCGCCGAAGCCGACCTCGTGCCGCGCTACGAGATCTGGGGCCCGGTGCCCGCCGACGAGGACCTGCGCGACCTCAGCGGCAAACTGGTGCCCGACCTCAAGGAACTGGCCACGCGCTTCGGCATCAGAGTGCCCAAGCCGGTGAAGGCCACCCTGCTCGACGCGCTCACCGAGTACGGGAGAGAGCACTCCGGCGGTGACGGTTGGAGCGGCATGCCCCCGGCGTTGGCCGATCGGCTGCCGCGACTGGCCGAGTTCGAGGGCCACTCGCTGGATCCCGAGGCCGCAATCCGCAGCGTGCTGGCGGTCCGCTTCAAGACCTACGTGGCCGAGGAGAACGTCCAGCGCCGGGTACACGACCTGGAGACCGACGCGAGCGACTGGCTCGGCATCCAGGCGAAGCCGCTGGCGGACCACATCGTGGAGCGCTGCGGCGACATCGCCACGGTCACCGTCCAGACCGACGTGAGCTTCACTCCGGTCCTGCGCTCGACCAACCTGCGGCTCGAACGCGCCTCCGGCGAGCAGGTCCGGCTGGACCACTCCGGGCGCGGCAGCGCGCGACGCATCTCGATGGCGGTGTGGGAGGGGACCAGCGAACTGCTGGCCGCCGAGCCCTCCGGCGACGAGGTCGACCCCGAGGTCGGGCCGCCGGTGCAGGTGATCGTCGCCTACGACGAGCCCGACACGCACCTGGACTACCACTTCCAGCGCGAAGTCATGAGGATCATCCGACGGCAGGGCAAGGCAGAGCACGTCAGCGTCGTGGTGGCCACGCACTCGATGAACCTGATCGACGGCGTGGACATCCGCGACGTCGTCCTGCTCAAGCTGGACGACCACCGCCGGACGGTCATGCAGCGCCTGGGCAGCGCCGAACACGCCGCGTTCGACCGTCACCTCGGCGCGATCGCCGCCGCGGTCGGCCTGCGCAACTCCGTCCTGCTGCACGAGCGGTGCTTCCTCGCGGTCGAAGGCGAGACCGAGCAGCTGGTGTTCCCCCTCCTGTTCGCCCTCTCCGAAGGCATGTCGCTCCAAGCGGCAGGCATCGCCTTGTGGGGGTGCAACGGCAACGACGGCGCGCTCAATCTCGCGAAGTACCTGCACGAGCACGGCCGCTCGGTGATGCTGGTGATCGACGCGGACAGCGAAGCGAAGAACAAGATCTTCCGGCAGGGCAACCTGACCCGGCACTTCGGCCAGGACCGGGAGAAGGTGTCCAGGATGCTGGGCAAGAGGTCGGGCGTCGACGAACTGGAGGAGCTGTTCGACGACGAGACGTGGGCGCGGACCGCAAACGAGGCGTGGCCGCGCGACGGCGGTTGGACCCCCGAGCACTTCGCCGCCCACCGTGGGCAGAAGAAGTTCAGCGGCGGAGTCGAATACATGCTGCAACAGCACAACGAACAGCAGCCGCGTAAGCCGGCGATGCTGTGGGAGGTCGCCGTCCGACTCGAACGACCCGAGGACGTGCCGGGTGAACTGCGGGACATCTTCTCCGACCTGCGGGCTCTAGCCGGCTAA